A single window of Metallosphaera hakonensis JCM 8857 = DSM 7519 DNA harbors:
- a CDS encoding HTH domain-containing protein — translation MELTPRLQDIIEILKVKGEVNVQDLALQLKVSPKTAKGYVRELERLGYASMDESGNIKLALDNSNQIEKILKIVEIHDGQIERLRKEIEELRKELHELKKRRNPKELKR, via the coding sequence ATGGAACTAACCCCCCGACTCCAGGATATTATCGAAATTCTCAAAGTTAAGGGCGAGGTGAACGTACAGGACTTGGCTCTTCAACTAAAGGTTTCGCCCAAGACTGCTAAGGGCTATGTAAGGGAACTTGAGAGGCTGGGCTATGCTTCAATGGATGAGTCGGGAAATATTAAGCTTGCATTGGATAATAGTAATCAGATCGAAAAAATTCTTAAGATAGTTGAAATCCATGACGGTCAAATTGAGAGGCTTAGAAAGGAAATAGAGGAACTTAGGAAGGAGTTACATGAACTAAAGAAAAGGAGAAATCCAAAAGAGCTTAAGAGATGA
- a CDS encoding ornithine cyclodeaminase family protein: MTLLIKESEVDQIFTLKDAYESLREAFIYEENKRAINTKRIRTSFSGSTLTYQAGALEGYIGFKTYVRGNFVSLLFSSDGELLMIAESDRLSLFRTGALSVLAADVMRKSYSSVGIIGLGKQGIAQVEAFHNLVPGAKVLGYTRSPEREGKARKTLSKLGIPLQTLPSIKDVVSKVDVIVTITTATSPFLKREYVGESVHINAMGSNLPERVELFPEIIKASALIAVEDKDQAREEAGDLILAEKMGMLDWKKTVNISEILAGKVTTPSGITIFKSVGIGLEDVAVMKTLFNKAKSRGLGREIEVNGRWSPE; encoded by the coding sequence TTGACACTGCTCATAAAAGAAAGCGAGGTTGATCAAATCTTCACTTTAAAGGATGCCTATGAATCTCTTCGTGAGGCCTTCATATATGAGGAGAATAAGAGAGCCATTAATACGAAGAGGATTAGAACATCATTCTCCGGATCCACGCTCACCTATCAAGCTGGGGCATTAGAAGGATATATTGGGTTTAAAACATATGTACGCGGAAATTTCGTATCCCTTCTCTTTTCGAGTGATGGAGAACTTCTTATGATAGCAGAGTCCGATAGACTCTCCCTTTTTAGAACTGGAGCTTTATCAGTACTGGCGGCTGACGTGATGAGGAAGAGCTACTCCTCCGTGGGAATAATTGGATTGGGTAAACAGGGGATAGCCCAAGTCGAGGCTTTTCATAACTTAGTACCAGGGGCGAAAGTCCTAGGATATACTAGGTCACCTGAAAGGGAAGGTAAAGCGAGAAAGACACTCTCAAAACTAGGTATACCGCTCCAAACTTTACCAAGCATCAAGGATGTGGTATCTAAGGTCGATGTTATTGTAACAATTACAACAGCCACATCACCTTTTCTTAAGAGGGAATACGTAGGGGAGAGCGTTCATATAAATGCAATGGGCTCCAATCTGCCCGAGAGAGTTGAGCTATTCCCTGAGATTATAAAGGCCTCTGCTCTAATAGCCGTTGAGGATAAAGATCAAGCTAGGGAAGAGGCTGGAGACCTCATCCTCGCAGAGAAGATGGGAATGCTAGATTGGAAGAAAACGGTCAATATTTCAGAGATTTTAGCTGGAAAAGTAACGACTCCGTCTGGTATAACTATTTTCAAGTCTGTAGGAATAGGTCTCGAAGATGTAGCAGTAATGAAAACGTTATTTAACAAGGCTAAATCTAGAGGTTTGGGAAGAGAGATAGAGGTTAATGGAAGATGGTCTCCAGAATAG
- a CDS encoding PLP-dependent aminotransferase family protein, with translation MVSRIGREIELSPVELGSRLGKKVEINMASGSPDPATIPVKEIEKAYQEVLAAKGSSSLFYPGAGGQQELIDEISRYLPEIGIRSKDPVVVTSGAQHGIELLSKYLLDNDPIIVENPTFVETFSAMKLRSSVVLPVNIDSKGISVDELDKLTRITRPEVVYVIPNCHNPGGVNLSDERRKRIAEIAEERGFYVIEDDPYRPIAGCTPSPIKDYDKAGRVIHVSSFSKILAPGLRIGFIIANKEIAEKVSLLEQLDFSTSTINQYIVSYLLKTGLVTSRSKNLHLHYATKMKVLIDSLTDAGLTDFNEPTCGFFLLLDLKRDAFRVLEEANKKGLVFVPAKGFFLRGGETKARFSITMPNEEQIKRGVEILKNVIKDVYA, from the coding sequence ATGGTCTCCAGAATAGGGAGGGAGATAGAGCTATCTCCTGTGGAATTGGGGTCCCGTTTAGGGAAAAAAGTTGAAATTAATATGGCCAGCGGATCCCCAGATCCAGCAACAATACCTGTAAAGGAAATAGAGAAAGCTTACCAAGAGGTTCTTGCAGCCAAGGGCTCCTCCTCCTTGTTTTATCCTGGAGCTGGAGGTCAACAGGAACTAATAGATGAAATTTCTAGGTATCTACCTGAAATTGGAATAAGGTCAAAGGATCCCGTTGTGGTAACTAGCGGAGCTCAGCATGGAATAGAGCTTCTCTCTAAATATTTGCTCGATAACGACCCAATCATTGTTGAAAACCCAACGTTCGTGGAAACATTCTCTGCCATGAAGTTGAGATCGTCGGTAGTTCTTCCAGTGAACATTGATTCTAAGGGAATTTCGGTAGATGAGCTCGATAAGTTAACAAGGATAACAAGACCGGAAGTGGTCTACGTTATTCCAAATTGTCATAATCCCGGAGGGGTTAACTTAAGCGATGAAAGAAGAAAGCGAATTGCTGAGATCGCGGAGGAAAGGGGCTTTTACGTTATAGAGGACGATCCATACAGGCCTATTGCAGGGTGTACCCCTAGTCCCATAAAAGATTATGATAAAGCTGGTAGAGTCATACACGTAAGTAGTTTCAGTAAAATTCTGGCTCCAGGTCTAAGAATTGGTTTCATTATTGCTAACAAAGAGATCGCAGAAAAAGTAAGCCTTTTAGAACAACTGGACTTCTCTACCTCCACTATAAATCAATATATAGTTTCCTATCTTCTGAAAACTGGTCTGGTAACCTCCAGGTCAAAAAACCTCCACTTACATTACGCGACAAAGATGAAAGTGCTAATAGACTCCCTAACCGATGCTGGCCTAACTGATTTTAATGAACCGACTTGTGGGTTCTTCCTCCTCTTGGACCTTAAGAGAGACGCCTTTAGAGTCCTAGAGGAAGCCAACAAAAAAGGTCTCGTATTCGTACCAGCTAAGGGATTCTTTTTGAGAGGAGGAGAGACCAAGGCTAGATTTAGCATAACAATGCCAAACGAAGAACAAATTAAGAGAGGAGTAGAGATATTGAAGAATGTGATCAAGGACGTTTATGCCTAG